In uncultured Methanobrevibacter sp., the following proteins share a genomic window:
- a CDS encoding ATP-binding cassette domain-containing protein, which translates to MLEVKNIKYSYTKDYQALKGVSLKVEKGEMVALLGKNGAGKSTLFLHLNGIYEPDEGQVFIDGEELKYDKKSLLKFRQKVGIVFQNPDDHPLNLKLPMEEVQKRVTESLARVGMSGFEKKAPHHLSGGQKKRVAIAGILAMKPEIMVLDEPTAGLDPQGVRGLSKLLKELNEEGITIIISTHEVDLVPNYAKKVFVMVDGLLVAEGTPKEIFAQPEILDKANLEVPIVTELFQNLEKEGFDMNNDYPLTIDEAKEKFLELLNKN; encoded by the coding sequence ATGTTAGAAGTGAAAAATATCAAATATTCTTATACTAAGGATTATCAAGCACTTAAAGGAGTTAGCTTAAAAGTTGAGAAAGGAGAAATGGTTGCTCTTTTGGGAAAAAACGGTGCTGGAAAATCTACTTTGTTCCTTCATTTGAATGGTATCTATGAACCTGATGAAGGTCAAGTTTTCATCGATGGCGAAGAATTGAAGTATGATAAAAAATCTTTGCTAAAATTTAGACAGAAAGTTGGAATCGTATTCCAAAACCCTGATGACCACCCTTTAAACTTGAAGTTACCTATGGAAGAGGTTCAAAAAAGGGTTACTGAAAGTTTAGCTCGTGTAGGAATGAGCGGTTTCGAGAAAAAGGCACCTCATCATTTAAGTGGAGGTCAAAAGAAGAGAGTTGCTATTGCAGGAATTCTTGCAATGAAACCGGAAATCATGGTTTTAGACGAACCAACTGCAGGATTAGACCCTCAAGGTGTAAGAGGTTTGAGCAAATTATTGAAGGAACTTAATGAAGAGGGAATCACAATCATCATTTCAACTCACGAAGTTGACTTGGTTCCGAATTATGCAAAAAAAGTGTTCGTTATGGTTGACGGATTATTGGTTGCGGAAGGAACACCTAAAGAGATTTTTGCACAACCTGAAATTCTTGATAAGGCAAACTTGGAAGTGCCTATTGTTACAGAGCTTTTCCAAAATCTTGAAAAAGAAGGATTTGACATGAACAACGATTATCCTTTAACAATTGATGAAGCTAAAGAGAAGTTCTTGGAATTATTAAATAAAAACTAA
- a CDS encoding mRNA surveillance protein pelota, with protein MKITYQDRKKGIIELLPETLDDLWHLSHIIAEGDTVYSKTTRRIQDNTGDKLRSDRGVKKTFTLGVSVEDVSFHIFTGKLRIIGSIIKGPEDLIPLGSHHTIEAKLNTPIKIFKEHWSGYALKRIKQAIEASKKLSAIIVVLEDDVADFGLMRQFGIEYYGPVMGNVSGKRIVDKNRAKNIEKFYQKIVDYILKFDNIQTIVLAGPGFFKNDFLKYLELKHKDLAKKSIVEATGSGGRVGINEVLKKGTVEKLAAENRVAFEISAINEILQEIAKSSNLVVYGKKQVKEAINLGAIEKLLVLDNLIRSEDLEESMDMVENMSGEVLVISSQHEGGKQLEGLGGMAATLRYSIN; from the coding sequence ATGAAAATAACTTATCAAGATAGAAAGAAAGGAATTATCGAACTTCTTCCTGAAACTTTAGATGACTTATGGCATTTATCTCACATAATTGCTGAGGGGGATACTGTATACTCTAAGACAACAAGAAGGATTCAGGACAATACTGGAGATAAGTTAAGAAGTGATAGGGGGGTTAAGAAGACCTTTACTTTAGGTGTTTCAGTGGAGGATGTAAGCTTTCACATATTCACTGGAAAGCTTAGGATAATCGGTTCAATCATTAAAGGTCCTGAAGACCTGATTCCTCTCGGATCTCACCATACAATTGAAGCAAAACTGAACACTCCAATCAAAATATTTAAGGAACATTGGTCCGGATATGCATTAAAGAGAATCAAGCAAGCTATTGAAGCTTCCAAGAAATTATCTGCAATCATTGTTGTATTGGAAGATGATGTTGCAGACTTTGGTTTGATGAGACAATTTGGAATTGAATATTATGGGCCAGTTATGGGAAATGTTTCCGGAAAAAGGATAGTTGATAAGAACAGGGCTAAGAATATTGAAAAATTCTATCAAAAGATTGTGGATTATATCCTCAAGTTTGACAATATCCAAACCATAGTCTTGGCGGGTCCCGGATTCTTTAAAAATGATTTCTTAAAGTATCTTGAGTTGAAGCATAAGGATTTGGCTAAAAAGTCCATAGTTGAAGCAACCGGTTCAGGTGGAAGAGTGGGCATCAACGAGGTTCTTAAGAAGGGAACCGTTGAAAAATTGGCTGCAGAGAATAGGGTTGCATTTGAAATTTCAGCTATAAATGAAATCCTTCAGGAAATAGCAAAATCTTCTAATTTGGTTGTTTATGGTAAAAAGCAAGTGAAAGAGGCTATCAATTTGGGAGCTATTGAAAAGCTATTGGTTTTGGATAATCTAATCAGAAGTGAAGACCTTGAGGAATCCATGGATATGGTTGAAAACATGTCTGGTGAAGTCTTAGTCATAAGTAGCCAGCACGAAGGTGGAAAACAGCTTGAAGGATTAGGTGGAATGGCTGCTACCTTAAGGTATTCCATTAATTAA
- a CDS encoding prephenate dehydrogenase — protein MKIGIIGGTRGLGRTIAWYMKDFNFDVTITGRDSIVGKQVSEELGIKYSDNNKKIVQDSDIVIISVPISSTESVIEELGPFMKEGSLMLDVTSVKEGPSLKMKECIGEGVEFIPTHPVFGPRTTDLKGQIIVLTPIEKGEWYPKIYKFLEDKGMRIVETTPEHHDDMMGIVQVLTHFSYISTASAIEKLQVDIKDTENYESPIYNLMIDTIARIVSQNPYLTYSIQHENKRGEKIRQALFDSISELKEALTNEDEEEFVEIALKATRHMGDIQAALGRSDKAINALTQEYNILMQSIGQEVGLKHIYSDKIHVGKIKEIGIDFVYLEDENGKVKKLKISNAEMLDEEELFNWKVKNQKIHTRDLSALFRRKSNPHIIKDALKRIDDVVDVEIIDIYKGEPIKEDEISYTFSIQSLSKESIEECEKLIKGFGGITR, from the coding sequence ATGAAAATTGGAATTATTGGAGGAACACGAGGTTTAGGAAGAACCATTGCATGGTATATGAAAGACTTTAACTTCGATGTTACAATTACAGGAAGAGATTCCATTGTCGGTAAGCAAGTCAGCGAAGAACTTGGAATAAAATATAGCGACAATAATAAGAAGATTGTTCAAGATAGCGACATCGTGATTATTTCCGTCCCTATTTCAAGCACTGAATCTGTTATAGAGGAATTGGGACCATTCATGAAAGAAGGTTCCTTAATGCTTGATGTAACTTCAGTGAAAGAAGGACCTAGCCTCAAAATGAAGGAATGCATTGGAGAAGGAGTTGAATTCATCCCTACTCACCCAGTCTTTGGTCCAAGAACCACTGATTTGAAAGGGCAGATTATAGTTCTTACACCAATTGAAAAGGGAGAATGGTATCCTAAAATCTACAAGTTCCTTGAAGACAAGGGAATGAGAATAGTGGAAACAACTCCAGAGCATCATGATGACATGATGGGAATTGTACAGGTCTTAACCCACTTTTCATACATCTCTACAGCTTCAGCTATTGAAAAGCTTCAAGTTGATATAAAGGATACTGAAAACTATGAAAGTCCAATTTACAATCTAATGATTGATACAATAGCCAGGATAGTATCTCAAAATCCTTATCTCACTTACTCTATCCAACATGAGAATAAACGTGGAGAAAAAATCAGACAAGCTCTTTTTGATTCCATAAGCGAATTGAAGGAAGCATTGACAAATGAGGATGAGGAAGAGTTTGTTGAAATCGCTCTTAAAGCAACAAGACATATGGGGGACATTCAAGCGGCTTTAGGTAGAAGTGACAAGGCAATAAATGCCCTTACCCAAGAATATAATATATTAATGCAATCCATTGGGCAGGAAGTGGGACTTAAGCATATTTATTCAGATAAAATCCATGTTGGAAAAATCAAGGAAATTGGTATTGATTTCGTATATTTGGAAGATGAAAACGGCAAGGTCAAAAAGCTAAAGATATCCAATGCTGAAATGCTGGATGAAGAGGAACTCTTCAATTGGAAGGTCAAGAATCAGAAAATACACACAAGAGACCTTAGTGCACTCTTCAGGAGAAAATCAAATCCCCACATCATCAAAGATGCTTTAAAAAGAATTGATGATGTTGTTGATGTGGAAATAATTGACATCTACAAAGGTGAACCTATAAAAGAAGATGAAATCAGTTACACCTTTTCAATTCAATCATTAAGCAAAGAATCCATTGAAGAATGTGAAAAACTTATAAAAGGATTTGGCGGAATCACAAGATAA
- a CDS encoding nitroreductase family protein: MSDIFEVIKNRRSVRAYKDEQIEDEQIEQILEAAIMAPTARGEAPWHFTVVQNKETLADINDSVLKILSNSGDEFLEAIAESGVNVMHNAPTVVFVSAKSDATNMQADCSAAIENMLLAAEGLDIGSCWLGLVAIYFSVEENLKKLHIPEGYTPLYGVALGYKVEPNEPNPRKDIFVNWVK, from the coding sequence ATGAGTGATATTTTTGAAGTCATTAAAAATCGTAGAAGCGTAAGAGCTTACAAAGATGAACAGATTGAAGATGAACAAATTGAACAAATTTTAGAAGCAGCTATTATGGCTCCTACTGCAAGAGGAGAAGCTCCATGGCATTTCACTGTAGTTCAAAACAAGGAAACCCTTGCAGATATAAATGATTCTGTACTCAAGATATTATCCAATTCCGGTGATGAATTCCTTGAAGCAATTGCTGAATCTGGTGTTAATGTTATGCACAATGCTCCAACTGTTGTATTTGTTTCCGCTAAATCAGATGCAACCAATATGCAGGCAGACTGTTCAGCAGCTATTGAAAACATGCTTCTTGCAGCAGAAGGATTGGATATCGGGTCCTGTTGGTTAGGTCTTGTAGCTATTTACTTCAGTGTTGAAGAAAACTTGAAAAAGCTTCACATTCCTGAAGGATACACTCCATTGTATGGTGTTGCTTTAGGTTATAAAGTTGAACCAAATGAACCAAACCCACGTAAGGATATTTTTGTCAATTGGGTAAAATAA
- a CDS encoding cell wall biosynthesis protein: MFLELLFVFIATFLGTGALNIIFRFLGKRGYMGNLYEPVRGGTPRGIGIIPFIVISLFLPAGFNNLVLVMGLCALVDDVIGRRRIANLPIEIGQLARGIGMLCVIGLGYPLMGISSILVALMIQPMNIADMQPGSAVSVVIIMSFFTILATLIIGAAPVAQIPAYYVPLLTLVTCIAYAPLDYSGKIMLGEVGNHTFALALGIGFYILGGFVGTLILFIVTTALIAYIRRRKLSRFLINKLHINNPTFGDLFMDVLTGGGLGDLFRKIILGERQQVVTDNLLIPLGFRRLLYNPHSPNLERVIEKDVRTKPTDLRKLS; encoded by the coding sequence ATGTTTTTAGAATTATTATTTGTATTTATTGCAACATTTTTAGGAACTGGGGCATTGAATATAATATTCCGTTTCTTAGGTAAAAGAGGTTATATGGGAAATCTATATGAACCTGTACGCGGAGGCACTCCTCGTGGGATTGGTATAATTCCATTTATTGTAATTAGCCTATTCTTGCCTGCAGGATTTAACAATCTTGTTCTAGTGATGGGATTATGTGCTCTAGTTGATGATGTGATAGGTAGAAGAAGAATCGCTAACTTGCCTATTGAAATAGGTCAGCTTGCCAGAGGAATAGGTATGTTATGCGTTATCGGATTAGGTTATCCTCTTATGGGCATTTCTTCTATTTTAGTTGCTTTAATGATTCAGCCTATGAACATTGCAGATATGCAACCTGGATCCGCAGTAAGCGTAGTTATTATAATGAGCTTCTTTACAATTCTTGCAACTCTCATTATAGGTGCAGCCCCTGTTGCACAGATTCCTGCATATTATGTTCCATTGTTGACTTTAGTAACATGTATTGCTTATGCTCCTTTAGACTATTCCGGAAAAATCATGTTAGGTGAAGTGGGAAACCATACCTTCGCTTTAGCTTTGGGAATAGGATTTTACATTCTTGGAGGATTTGTAGGAACATTAATATTGTTCATTGTAACCACTGCATTGATTGCATACATTAGAAGAAGAAAGTTATCTAGATTCCTTATTAATAAATTGCATATAAACAATCCAACTTTCGGTGATTTGTTTATGGATGTCTTAACTGGTGGAGGTTTAGGTGATTTATTCAGAAAGATCATTCTTGGTGAGCGTCAGCAAGTTGTAACAGATAATTTATTAATTCCCCTCGGATTTAGAAGATTGCTTTACAATCCACATTCCCCTAATCTTGAAAGAGTAATTGAAAAGGATGTTAGGACAAAACCGACTGATTTAAGAAAGTTAAGTTAA
- the cbiQ gene encoding cobalt ECF transporter T component CbiQ, translated as MKFDMDYIAHNNELSETNPYLKLFLTAILLIVTLALDNLYFDVFIFILFSIIILGVAKISIRSYLKFLTIPMAFLVITCLFLIFFFGNGEVIYETGIFGIVVTDDSWHYGLYTFFRVLGCFPLLGFLALTTPISKIFHCLDTLKVPKIITEIGLLMYNTIFIFLNEIDTMQKAQKTRMGYHSYMNSMKCLADLISNIFLRSLDKSETLQHSLDSRGYYGELPVYVPPKEE; from the coding sequence ATGAAATTTGATATGGATTATATTGCTCACAATAATGAATTAAGTGAAACAAACCCCTATTTAAAGTTGTTTTTAACAGCAATATTATTGATAGTTACTTTAGCATTGGATAATCTATATTTTGATGTCTTTATTTTCATTTTATTCTCCATCATAATACTTGGAGTAGCAAAAATCAGCATAAGATCCTATTTGAAATTTTTAACAATACCTATGGCATTTCTTGTCATAACATGTCTATTCTTAATATTCTTCTTTGGAAATGGAGAAGTCATCTATGAAACAGGAATATTCGGCATTGTAGTTACTGATGACTCATGGCATTATGGGTTATACACATTCTTTAGAGTATTAGGATGTTTCCCTTTATTAGGTTTTCTTGCATTGACAACACCAATTTCAAAGATTTTCCATTGTTTGGATACCTTGAAAGTACCAAAAATCATTACTGAAATCGGGCTTTTAATGTACAATACAATATTCATATTCCTAAATGAAATCGATACAATGCAAAAAGCACAGAAAACAAGAATGGGATATCATTCTTATATGAATTCAATGAAATGCTTAGCAGATTTAATAAGTAATATCTTTTTAAGATCATTAGATAAAAGTGAAACATTACAACATAGTTTAGATTCAAGAGGTTATTACGGAGAACTTCCGGTTTATGTACCGCCAAAGGAGGAATAA
- a CDS encoding glutamate--cysteine ligase, which translates to MDRLFNLSQLHKNASSEDLKQGSFGIEWEGLRVRENGELSLSPHPEIFGNKLSNPYITTDFSESQIEIITPTFDTIDEAFSFFSFMSDLVNSSLDDDEFLWFQSLPCILPDSSEIPIAKYKGRELAEESMEYRKGLAKKYGLRKQLISGIHFNFSFKEELLEKLYENLDISEIESDEDSRISYKEFKNMLYLKISRNYIRYVWLIIYLTGCSVAAHDTFTPECTKLMEHSDNRGGVYSERGPSFRNASCGYKNLVHLYPSYHSVEEFTRDVQSFIDEGHLSQAKELYTQIRLKPKDPSDVLSSLRNDGIQYLEVRTLDINPFYKCGLIKKDMDFLHLFLIYTLIAEESDYENWQEEALYNEEMAAEAAYDFNMKLLKDGEEISLEEWGLRILDEIDDMCRTLGIGSRSLIDSMRQRIADPSLTYGKGLIRLIKEEGYINSQIKLSKINKITSKYLLENTDLLDDERFKEYVPIALQGAEK; encoded by the coding sequence ATGGATAGATTATTCAATTTATCTCAATTGCATAAGAATGCAAGTTCAGAGGATTTAAAACAAGGCTCTTTTGGTATAGAATGGGAAGGATTAAGAGTTCGTGAAAATGGAGAGCTTTCACTTAGCCCACACCCTGAAATATTTGGAAACAAATTATCAAATCCTTACATTACAACAGATTTCTCAGAAAGCCAGATAGAAATCATCACCCCAACATTTGATACAATTGATGAAGCGTTTTCATTTTTCTCTTTCATGTCTGATTTAGTTAACAGCTCTTTGGATGATGATGAGTTCCTATGGTTCCAATCATTGCCCTGTATACTCCCAGATTCAAGCGAAATCCCAATTGCAAAATATAAAGGCAGAGAATTGGCAGAAGAGTCAATGGAATATAGAAAAGGATTAGCTAAGAAATATGGTCTTAGAAAGCAATTGATTTCAGGCATTCATTTTAACTTTTCATTCAAGGAGGAACTCTTAGAAAAATTATATGAGAATTTGGATATCAGTGAGATTGAGAGTGATGAGGATTCAAGGATTTCCTATAAGGAATTCAAGAATATGCTTTATTTGAAAATATCAAGAAATTACATTCGATATGTTTGGCTTATAATCTATCTTACAGGCTGTTCCGTTGCAGCTCACGATACATTCACTCCAGAATGTACCAAATTGATGGAGCATAGCGATAATCGTGGAGGGGTTTATAGTGAAAGAGGTCCTTCATTCAGGAATGCATCTTGTGGATATAAAAATCTAGTGCATTTATATCCTAGTTATCATTCAGTGGAGGAATTTACAAGAGATGTTCAATCTTTCATTGATGAAGGTCACTTATCACAAGCTAAGGAATTGTACACTCAAATCAGATTAAAGCCTAAAGACCCAAGTGATGTTCTTTCATCTTTAAGAAATGATGGAATTCAATATCTTGAAGTGAGAACTTTAGACATAAATCCATTTTATAAATGTGGTTTAATAAAAAAAGATATGGATTTTCTCCATTTATTCCTCATTTATACATTGATTGCTGAAGAGTCAGACTATGAAAATTGGCAAGAGGAAGCTCTTTACAATGAGGAAATGGCTGCTGAGGCAGCATATGACTTTAATATGAAATTGCTTAAAGATGGTGAGGAAATCAGCTTGGAAGAATGGGGATTAAGAATTCTTGATGAAATTGATGACATGTGCAGAACCTTAGGTATTGGCAGCAGATCCCTTATAGATTCAATGAGACAAAGAATTGCAGATCCATCATTGACATATGGAAAAGGTCTCATTAGATTGATTAAAGAAGAAGGTTATATCAACAGTCAAATAAAATTGTCTAAAATAAATAAGATAACAAGCAAGTATCTTTTGGAAAATACAGACTTGTTGGATGATGAAAGATTTAAGGAATATGTTCCTATTGCCCTTCAAGGGGCTGAAAAATAG
- a CDS encoding ClC family H(+)/Cl(-) exchange transporter produces MKMIKQTLGLNVDDSKYYIKLIIEAILIGLFSGLVVSLYRFGLDNSENILFSTLKYIQGDFLLTIAWFAILALMGFITALLMKWDPDSLGSGIPIVMGEVKGYFDVCWWKTLIAKFLGGTLTSLGGLSLGREGPSVQLGAMAAKGVSKYLPNSKTDEKRLLVCGSGAGLAATFSAPLAGFIFTLEEINKGFDRSIVIVGLVSAVVADLVSKIFFGQSPIFPFTSLNLPLKYFYLLIILGIIVGILGYIYNVGMIKASEMWERLSFLPLEVKYVIVFLITGAVGLILPNVLGGGYSMMHLIEYTLPPLSVLIVLLIGKYLLLIFCFGSSAPGGIFYPVLVIGAYIGAIFSAIVIPIFGLNPMIAYKFIMISMAAMFASSVRTPITAVVLIAEMTGVTNSLVAMIVVTILAYIIPTILGNEPIYETLLMRLLKKNKGIDFDKTKSVLEEYVVPMDCALIGTKIWELPIPKSAMVVSVVRSGNTLIPDEDLKLKYADELFIIMNQNTYPEDNQKIESLIYNNWKEE; encoded by the coding sequence ATGAAGATGATTAAGCAAACATTGGGTTTGAATGTAGATGATTCAAAATATTACATCAAACTGATTATAGAAGCTATTTTAATAGGTTTATTCTCAGGATTGGTTGTATCATTATACAGATTCGGATTGGACAATAGCGAAAACATCCTATTTTCCACATTAAAATACATTCAAGGAGACTTCCTATTAACAATTGCATGGTTTGCAATACTTGCACTAATGGGATTCATCACTGCACTTCTAATGAAATGGGATCCAGATAGCTTAGGGAGCGGAATACCTATAGTGATGGGTGAAGTTAAGGGATACTTTGATGTATGCTGGTGGAAAACATTGATTGCAAAGTTTCTTGGAGGAACCCTTACATCCCTTGGAGGTCTTTCCTTGGGAAGAGAAGGGCCATCTGTACAGTTAGGAGCAATGGCTGCAAAAGGTGTTTCAAAATACTTGCCAAACAGCAAGACAGATGAAAAACGTCTTTTGGTATGTGGAAGCGGAGCTGGGCTTGCAGCAACATTCAGTGCCCCACTTGCAGGATTCATTTTCACCTTAGAGGAAATCAATAAGGGATTTGACAGATCCATCGTTATTGTAGGGTTGGTTTCAGCAGTTGTAGCTGACCTGGTATCAAAAATATTCTTTGGACAAAGCCCAATATTCCCATTCACATCATTGAATCTTCCTTTAAAATACTTCTACCTTTTGATTATTTTAGGAATTATCGTTGGAATCTTAGGATACATATATAATGTGGGAATGATTAAGGCTTCTGAAATGTGGGAAAGATTGAGTTTTCTTCCATTGGAAGTTAAATATGTCATTGTATTTCTCATAACAGGAGCGGTTGGTCTAATTTTACCTAATGTGCTTGGTGGAGGATACTCCATGATGCATTTAATAGAATATACCTTGCCTCCATTATCTGTTTTAATCGTCCTTTTAATTGGAAAATACCTGCTTTTAATATTCTGTTTCGGTTCAAGTGCCCCTGGAGGAATATTCTACCCAGTTCTTGTTATTGGAGCATATATCGGTGCAATATTCAGTGCAATTGTCATTCCAATTTTTGGATTGAATCCAATGATTGCATATAAGTTCATCATGATTTCAATGGCTGCAATGTTTGCAAGTTCTGTCAGAACTCCAATAACTGCAGTTGTATTGATTGCTGAGATGACTGGAGTTACAAACTCTCTTGTTGCAATGATTGTTGTGACAATACTTGCATATATAATTCCAACAATCCTTGGAAATGAACCAATCTATGAAACATTGCTTATGAGACTATTGAAGAAGAATAAGGGAATTGACTTCGATAAGACAAAAAGCGTATTGGAAGAGTATGTTGTTCCAATGGACTGCGCTTTGATAGGGACAAAAATCTGGGAGCTTCCTATCCCAAAATCCGCGATGGTTGTATCTGTTGTAAGAAGCGGAAATACATTGATTCCAGATGAGGATTTGAAATTGAAATATGCTGATGAATTGTTCATCATTATGAATCAGAACACATACCCTGAGGATAACCAGAAAATAGAATCCTTGATTTACAACAACTGGAAAGAGGAATAA
- a CDS encoding NAD(P)/FAD-dependent oxidoreductase produces the protein MEEIKKFKNIVIGAGPAGRLGSFELGKLGEETLLIEKKYIAGTCLNEGCMVVCALTDISRFIRNFKRFTEIGFIDGNISLDYKSACDNIKKTQLMLRRLNQEENESVNNNVIYGEASVEISDDDKIIVKVKLDNDNELQRENVKNEDCKIYEAENLLIATGARPFIPNIDGVKYALTSSDVLSLEEVPSKLNIVGGGIIATELSNLFSSFGSEVKIIARSEILKDLEPEIKSYVVNKLIDEVDIHENTNVLEITENSIITDKGEFEGKTLIATGRVPNSEIVADIVDLNEDGSIKVNEFFQTSNPNIYAAGDVTGGITLTPYARKEGISAARSMAGYLNKFDDINVPQSLTLDLDVSFTQKASKSDEDSDNVEDVIIPGLGGPHAFWRILRGETGLTKISLNTETEEIVRASQISPSSIDDTAYLAFLMNMGITKEDFDDFLEVHPSTDAYYKILKIM, from the coding sequence ATGGAAGAAATAAAAAAATTTAAAAACATTGTTATTGGAGCAGGCCCTGCTGGAAGACTTGGATCATTCGAACTTGGCAAATTGGGAGAGGAAACCTTGCTTATTGAAAAGAAATACATTGCAGGAACCTGTCTTAATGAAGGATGCATGGTTGTATGTGCGCTTACTGACATTAGCCGTTTCATAAGAAACTTCAAAAGATTCACTGAAATCGGATTCATCGATGGAAACATAAGCTTGGATTATAAATCTGCATGTGACAACATTAAAAAGACTCAACTCATGCTCCGCAGACTTAACCAGGAAGAAAATGAAAGCGTGAACAATAATGTCATCTATGGTGAAGCGAGTGTGGAAATAAGTGATGATGATAAAATCATAGTTAAGGTGAAATTGGACAATGACAATGAGCTTCAAAGAGAAAATGTGAAAAATGAGGATTGCAAGATATATGAAGCGGAAAATCTTTTGATAGCTACTGGTGCAAGACCATTTATTCCAAATATCGATGGAGTAAAATATGCTTTAACAAGTAGCGATGTGCTTTCCTTAGAGGAAGTTCCAAGCAAATTAAATATAGTTGGTGGAGGGATTATTGCTACAGAATTGTCAAACCTATTCTCAAGCTTTGGAAGTGAAGTGAAAATCATTGCAAGAAGTGAAATCCTAAAGGATTTGGAACCGGAAATCAAATCTTATGTAGTTAACAAACTCATTGATGAAGTGGATATCCATGAAAACACCAATGTTTTGGAAATCACTGAAAACTCCATCATAACAGACAAGGGAGAGTTTGAAGGAAAAACATTGATAGCCACTGGAAGAGTTCCAAATTCAGAAATAGTTGCTGACATAGTGGACTTGAACGAGGATGGGTCAATTAAGGTAAATGAATTCTTCCAAACCTCAAATCCAAACATCTATGCTGCAGGAGACGTTACAGGAGGAATCACCCTCACTCCTTATGCAAGAAAAGAAGGGATTTCAGCAGCAAGAAGCATGGCAGGATACTTGAATAAGTTTGATGATATAAACGTTCCACAGTCATTGACATTGGATTTGGATGTGAGCTTCACTCAAAAAGCATCAAAATCTGATGAGGATAGCGACAATGTTGAAGATGTCATAATTCCTGGTCTTGGAGGCCCACATGCATTCTGGAGAATCTTAAGAGGAGAAACTGGACTTACAAAGATTTCACTCAATACTGAAACAGAAGAGATAGTGAGAGCAAGTCAAATATCTCCATCATCAATTGATGATACGGCATATCTTGCATTCCTAATGAATATGGGAATTACAAAAGAGGATTTCGATGATTTCTTGGAAGTCCATCCATCTACAGATGCTTATTATAAAATCTTAAAAATCATGTGA
- a CDS encoding flavin reductase family protein — translation MSKKVYLKPRAMMYPSPAVIASAYDEDGKADACTLAFAAMCSHQPPAVMIAINSTAKRKTLKSILEKGEFVLGFPTVDQVAETDYIGMASGYDVDKLEKVGFTTTKAKEVNAPIINEMKVSVECKVMNIVEVGSHTQITGEIVNIQADEDVLGKKGKVDLKLLNPIVYDDVLYDYLEVGDKIADAFNVGVKFRK, via the coding sequence ATGTCAAAAAAAGTCTATTTGAAACCAAGGGCAATGATGTATCCCTCTCCTGCAGTAATTGCTTCCGCTTATGATGAAGATGGAAAAGCAGATGCATGTACACTTGCATTTGCTGCAATGTGCAGCCATCAACCTCCGGCAGTGATGATTGCAATCAATTCAACAGCTAAACGAAAAACACTTAAAAGCATATTGGAAAAAGGGGAGTTTGTTTTAGGTTTTCCAACAGTAGATCAAGTTGCAGAGACAGATTACATTGGAATGGCATCAGGATACGATGTGGATAAACTTGAAAAGGTAGGTTTCACCACCACTAAAGCTAAAGAGGTAAACGCACCTATCATAAATGAAATGAAAGTATCTGTTGAATGCAAAGTCATGAACATTGTTGAAGTAGGTAGCCATACTCAGATTACTGGAGAGATTGTAAACATTCAAGCAGATGAAGATGTTTTAGGCAAAAAAGGAAAAGTTGATTTAAAATTGCTTAATCCAATAGTCTACGATGATGTTTTATATGACTACCTTGAAGTTGGAGACAAAATAGCTGATGCATTCAATGTTGGAGTTAAGTTTAGAAAATAA
- a CDS encoding NifB/NifX family molybdenum-iron cluster-binding protein, producing the protein MRIAVASTNGENVDLHFGKAKSLYVYEYDEEEDKFNFIEQRNVEIEADMKHQNPKIIEAIGDCEVAICEQFGPKAAIYAEDAGLKLVKDEGTVEEVLRKYIDHVNFMKNIKI; encoded by the coding sequence ATGAGAATAGCTGTTGCTTCAACTAATGGAGAAAATGTAGATTTGCACTTTGGAAAAGCAAAATCATTATATGTTTATGAATACGATGAGGAAGAGGATAAATTCAACTTTATAGAGCAAAGAAATGTTGAAATTGAAGCAGATATGAAACATCAAAATCCAAAGATCATTGAAGCCATTGGAGATTGTGAAGTGGCAATATGTGAGCAATTCGGCCCTAAAGCAGCAATCTATGCAGAAGATGCTGGATTGAAATTGGTAAAGGATGAAGGAACCGTTGAAGAGGTTTTAAGAAAATACATAGACCATGTGAATTTCATGAAAAACATTAAAATCTAA